The following proteins come from a genomic window of Planctomycetia bacterium:
- a CDS encoding protein tyrosine phosphatase: protein MIPIVDMHCHLLAGLDDGPRQVADAIEMCRMLARQGVGAVHALAHQNEQYPAVTPDLIRQHIKLLQDTVRENKLPLAVMPGAEVMVHPRTLQSVDEKQYLSIADRGQFMLIELPHAVFIDLRPIVAGLMQRGIRPILAHPEQVQELLFSDSTAEELIRLGCLFQLSTGNVTMPMTKRHGQAIKSWVQRGFVHVIGSDGHSPGRRPPLMAEAAQIIYKWTDSLRANRICGLNGMAILQGLPLRIDPPQAPRNLFWFVSQWWSKLRK from the coding sequence ATGATTCCGATAGTCGATATGCACTGTCATCTGCTGGCTGGACTGGATGATGGACCCAGGCAAGTGGCAGATGCCATTGAGATGTGCAGAATGCTCGCCCGACAAGGCGTGGGAGCGGTGCATGCGCTGGCACATCAGAATGAACAATATCCTGCTGTGACTCCTGACCTGATACGTCAGCATATCAAACTCCTGCAAGACACCGTACGCGAGAATAAATTGCCCCTTGCTGTCATGCCTGGCGCCGAAGTGATGGTGCATCCACGCACCTTGCAGAGTGTCGATGAGAAGCAATATCTATCGATTGCAGACCGTGGGCAATTCATGCTGATCGAACTACCCCACGCGGTCTTTATCGATTTACGACCCATTGTTGCAGGGCTGATGCAGCGTGGAATACGACCCATTCTGGCTCACCCGGAACAGGTTCAGGAACTGCTTTTTTCAGATTCCACCGCGGAAGAACTAATTCGTCTGGGCTGTCTGTTTCAGCTTTCGACGGGCAATGTCACCATGCCGATGACGAAACGACACGGGCAGGCGATCAAATCGTGGGTGCAGCGCGGGTTTGTACATGTGATCGGTTCGGATGGTCACAGTCCGGGCCGCCGACCGCCGCTCATGGCGGAAGCTGCTCAGATCATCTACAAGTGGACTGATTCACTGCGGGCAAATCGCATATGCGGACTGAACGGCATGGCCATTCTGCAAGGATTGCCACTGCGGATTGATCCCCCCCAGGCCCCACGCAACTTGTTCTGGTTTGTTTCCCAGTGGTGGAGCAAGCTGCGCAAATAA
- a CDS encoding polysaccharide biosynthesis tyrosine autokinase produces the protein MTRPELLEGTPVQATHDMMLQQQEAVSQSNIYRIAWQRKSLLILGLILSLVIGALYYTQKDPVFQSQALLSVQRKLPPLMANDPRAAYSMNDDYLTYHATLLRTPIILKNVIQDADIKKLETFLGKSPSDMLNILMSGLLVVRDNRDPNGRSPVLQISFKGPIANDCQTIILAVIKHYKEYLKENNQNQTSDLISVIKKAENTIQQDYEKLRKDHIAFMEQNPAIPTTTSGKNPMYARLDMLENTRVITMERKLEVQSRLDAISKGLELGYNRSLLSQFQGSSLVRPGQENTHAVPVTNTSDRLVQLDLLEKMYESKYGKNHPELKDVRLQIAALQSHLTEQTKELNQIKDEVIKDEMSKNRETPIQSMVNAFKLELIRYDNILKILDTEIAKERDAVKDLGKLVVVSNDYEEKKKATLKLITTLTEQMSSIKVSKDEVNYAAETIADPSMATKVEPRLFVIMVLSSIFGLLGGFGLAYLADLTDKSFRSPEEIRRRLNIPVVGHIPILISEEEAAKLEGAINGPDPTLVTYYRPKSRKSEVFRGIRTALYFSTGGEGHKVIQITSPNMGDGKTTLSSNLSVSIAQSGKSTILIDADFRRPRLHKVFAVPSEKGFAAAIMGQCDLRDAIQPTVIPGLSLLPCGPIPPNPAELLTSPRFKELLDELREQYDYVIVDTPPLLVVTDPCVVAPRVDGVLMTMRVTKNGRPIAERARDILMSLGAKPLGIIVNGVSMQGPTGYGYGYGYGYGYGYGQYDYAQAYQYKYDYSDRYYAGYGDEGYYQDRDATEITPPMPHSDSTPANRLPMESPADQPK, from the coding sequence ATGACTCGTCCTGAATTGCTGGAAGGAACGCCTGTTCAAGCGACGCATGACATGATGTTGCAACAGCAGGAAGCTGTCTCACAGTCCAATATCTACCGCATAGCCTGGCAGCGCAAGTCGCTGCTGATTCTTGGCTTGATTCTCTCGCTGGTCATTGGCGCTTTGTATTACACCCAGAAAGATCCGGTATTTCAATCACAGGCCTTGCTGTCCGTGCAGCGAAAGCTGCCACCTCTGATGGCCAATGATCCTCGTGCTGCTTATTCCATGAACGATGATTATCTGACTTACCACGCTACATTGTTACGCACCCCGATCATCTTGAAAAATGTCATTCAGGATGCTGACATCAAGAAGTTGGAAACGTTTCTGGGGAAAAGTCCTTCCGACATGCTGAACATTCTCATGTCAGGGCTACTGGTCGTTCGCGATAACCGCGATCCCAATGGACGCAGCCCGGTCCTTCAGATTTCTTTCAAAGGTCCAATCGCCAACGATTGTCAGACTATTATTCTAGCAGTCATTAAGCACTATAAAGAATACCTCAAAGAGAATAACCAGAACCAGACCAGCGATTTGATCTCCGTCATTAAAAAAGCTGAAAACACCATTCAACAGGATTACGAAAAGCTCCGCAAGGATCATATTGCATTCATGGAGCAGAACCCGGCCATTCCAACTACCACCTCCGGTAAGAATCCGATGTACGCCCGATTGGATATGCTGGAAAACACCCGTGTCATAACCATGGAACGCAAACTCGAAGTCCAATCTCGACTGGATGCGATCAGCAAGGGATTGGAATTAGGGTATAACCGTTCACTCTTATCACAGTTCCAGGGCAGTTCACTGGTGCGACCTGGTCAGGAAAATACCCATGCCGTGCCAGTCACCAATACCAGTGACCGACTCGTTCAACTCGATCTGCTGGAAAAAATGTACGAATCGAAATATGGGAAGAATCATCCAGAGTTGAAAGACGTCAGACTGCAGATTGCTGCATTGCAATCGCACCTGACCGAACAAACCAAGGAACTGAACCAGATCAAAGATGAAGTCATCAAGGATGAAATGTCCAAGAATCGAGAGACTCCTATTCAATCGATGGTCAATGCATTCAAACTCGAACTGATCCGCTACGACAATATTCTGAAAATCCTGGATACCGAAATTGCCAAGGAACGTGACGCCGTCAAAGATCTCGGCAAACTGGTGGTGGTCAGCAACGATTATGAAGAGAAGAAGAAAGCAACGCTGAAGTTGATCACCACGCTGACCGAGCAAATGAGCAGCATCAAGGTTTCCAAGGATGAAGTCAACTACGCTGCAGAAACCATTGCTGATCCCTCGATGGCCACCAAGGTGGAGCCTCGACTTTTTGTCATCATGGTGCTTTCCTCCATTTTCGGCCTGCTAGGTGGATTCGGGTTGGCCTATCTGGCAGACCTCACGGACAAGAGCTTCCGCAGCCCAGAAGAAATCCGCCGCAGGCTCAACATCCCCGTGGTTGGTCATATTCCGATTCTTATCTCCGAAGAGGAAGCAGCCAAGCTGGAAGGCGCCATCAATGGCCCCGACCCTACACTGGTTACCTACTATCGTCCCAAGTCACGCAAGTCAGAAGTATTCCGTGGCATCCGTACCGCTCTCTACTTCAGCACGGGTGGCGAAGGGCACAAGGTTATCCAGATCACCAGTCCGAACATGGGTGATGGCAAGACGACGCTCTCCAGCAATTTGTCAGTGTCAATTGCACAGTCAGGCAAATCGACCATTCTGATCGATGCTGACTTCCGCAGGCCGCGATTGCACAAGGTTTTTGCAGTACCTTCTGAAAAGGGATTTGCAGCAGCCATCATGGGGCAATGCGATCTCCGCGATGCCATTCAGCCTACTGTCATTCCCGGCCTTTCCTTGCTGCCTTGCGGACCGATTCCACCTAATCCTGCTGAACTGTTGACCTCTCCACGATTCAAGGAACTGCTGGATGAACTCCGTGAACAGTATGATTACGTGATCGTCGATACGCCTCCGCTGCTGGTCGTTACCGACCCATGCGTCGTGGCTCCTCGTGTAGATGGAGTATTGATGACGATGCGTGTCACCAAGAATGGCCGACCCATTGCAGAACGTGCCCGCGACATCCTGATGTCACTCGGCGCCAAGCCGCTCGGCATCATCGTCAATGGCGTATCCATGCAAGGCCCAACCGGTTATGGCTATGGCTACGGCTATGGTTATGGTTATGGCTACGGTCAATACGATTACGCCCAGGCTTACCAGTACAAGTACGATTACTCCGACCGCTACTATGCCGGTTATGGCGACGAAGGATATTATCAGGATCGCGATGCAACGGAAATCACACCTCCGATGCCTCACTCCGATTCCACGCCAGCCAATCGACTGCCGATGGAATCGCCTGCCGATCAGCCGAAATAG
- a CDS encoding undecaprenyl/decaprenyl-phosphate alpha-N-acetylglucosaminyl 1-phosphate transferase encodes MHFALQLLILFTVGLLFAIGMTPVVMRLATRIGLLDHPDGTRKLHAKPTPVAGGPIILFGTFSAIMVGWFLGGTTGEILPEQFAMHLGILIAGGLICALGVLDDFGRLRGRFKLLGQIMIVALVIASGTKVDRITLYDGMTIELGYFGVIFTAFWLLGAINSLNLLDGMDGLLSTIGLVTSLAFMGVAYLNEVWATACVAAGLGGTLLGFLRFNFPPAKIFLGDSGSMLIGLTIGILGIQSSMKELATVSLAAPLALLILPIFDTLAAIVRRKLTGRSIYDVDRGHLHHRMSSSGFSNISILGMVAAMCLITTLGALLASYLRNGMYALISAGMVVAILIATKMFGSVELTLIRKRLANTFSNMLNGRTPGQVREMSIQLQGSTNWQDLWNRLTAWAYEHKLIGLRLDVNAPAWHEGYHGHWQLHDLDIQSNEVWQFSLPLCIKATVVGRMELEGSIHRPYAEVLAQISAMILDVEQVLTEMAERVPTHSGVKPQKVPVLSDLHLENV; translated from the coding sequence ATGCATTTCGCCTTGCAGCTTTTGATTCTTTTCACCGTGGGATTGCTCTTTGCAATCGGCATGACGCCGGTGGTAATGCGCCTTGCAACACGTATCGGGTTGCTCGACCATCCGGATGGCACACGGAAACTTCACGCCAAGCCAACTCCGGTAGCAGGCGGCCCGATTATTCTCTTTGGTACCTTTTCAGCCATCATGGTTGGCTGGTTCCTGGGTGGCACCACGGGCGAGATTCTGCCTGAACAATTTGCCATGCATTTGGGCATTCTCATTGCCGGTGGCTTAATCTGCGCACTAGGTGTCCTGGATGATTTTGGCCGGTTGCGTGGACGATTCAAACTTCTTGGCCAGATAATGATTGTTGCACTCGTGATTGCCAGTGGAACCAAAGTGGATCGTATCACGCTATATGATGGGATGACCATCGAACTGGGTTACTTCGGGGTCATTTTCACTGCATTCTGGCTACTGGGCGCTATCAATTCACTCAACCTGCTCGATGGCATGGATGGGTTGCTTTCCACCATCGGCTTGGTCACCAGTCTTGCCTTTATGGGAGTGGCATATCTCAATGAAGTGTGGGCCACAGCCTGTGTTGCTGCTGGTTTAGGCGGTACTCTGTTGGGTTTTCTCCGATTCAACTTCCCACCTGCCAAGATATTCCTGGGTGATTCAGGTAGTATGCTCATTGGTCTGACCATTGGAATTCTCGGTATTCAAAGCTCCATGAAAGAGCTAGCCACCGTAAGCCTTGCAGCTCCGCTCGCACTCCTGATTCTCCCGATTTTCGACACCCTGGCAGCGATTGTCCGACGCAAACTGACTGGTCGAAGCATCTACGATGTTGATCGCGGGCACCTGCACCACCGTATGTCAAGTTCAGGCTTTTCCAACATCAGCATTCTGGGCATGGTCGCTGCCATGTGCCTTATAACGACGCTAGGTGCATTGCTGGCTTCTTACCTGCGAAATGGCATGTATGCCCTGATTTCAGCAGGCATGGTGGTAGCGATACTGATTGCCACCAAGATGTTTGGCAGTGTTGAATTGACACTCATTCGCAAACGCCTGGCTAATACGTTTTCCAACATGCTAAATGGCAGAACGCCTGGCCAGGTGCGGGAAATGAGCATTCAACTGCAAGGCTCAACGAATTGGCAGGATTTGTGGAACCGTTTGACAGCCTGGGCCTACGAACATAAGCTGATCGGATTACGCCTGGACGTGAATGCCCCGGCCTGGCACGAAGGATATCACGGCCATTGGCAACTTCACGATCTGGACATTCAATCCAACGAAGTTTGGCAATTTTCTCTGCCTTTATGCATCAAAGCGACTGTAGTGGGAAGAATGGAACTGGAAGGTTCCATTCACAGGCCTTATGCTGAGGTATTGGCTCAAATCAGTGCCATGATTCTAGATGTGGAACAGGTGTTGACCGAGATGGCAGAACGAGTCCCGACTCATTCTGGCGTCAAACCGCAGAAAGTACCTGTTCTTTCTGATTTGCATTTAGAAAATGTATGA
- a CDS encoding UvrD-helicase domain-containing protein — MSQRAQHMVPEDQPVRDRLISSFDRNYLVEASAGSGKTTVLVERLVQMLAQGVAKVNEIAALTFTRKAAGEMRSRFFIRLEASCQAAEDSRIKKRLTQALEQIHQCYIGTIHGFCARLLREYSAEAGLPAGFTELDEDADSDIQEELWLAWENELLNGNDPILLELQAAGLAPLDLKECLFLFEKYSDIPIWPAAETQPPDIRNIRTQLESYYQHMASLSPNLPADAADKLMQKYRRLPRLVENINWNEAAQVIKHLEEFTPINSGASLTKRRWPGGVKQCDQEWDRWNLFCEQVITPLLNQWRTYRYPIVIRFLQQSELYFREERRRLGLINFHELLLRTVELVRLYPQVRKQIAQQWKRLLVDEFQDTDPLQAELIFWLTAQRNVSHWLKVQPRPGSLLLVGDPKQSIYRFRRADLQVYDQVKNRLLAAGGEAVELTSNFRSQPALVEWFNSTFETVFSQAQPGTQANYSSMLPGIQSPHPLSQCLRYLEISEESAGTRTEGVAQAEADAICRFIQEACAGNLHLERSESELKRGLTSQAVPDDFMILSMARERLQVYGDMLGQWKIPHQVTGGSQLNHFSGLRLLYLLLKSVSDPDDSASLVGLLRSELCGISDAQLYAFQQSGGKFRWSITPEPQHSFAGLIQPVFQLLQEMSQHLSIMPVSAALERAVQKLGFPLWARLISQEAGTGCLAKALICIQQENSEDQTVEGVLRSLERLMERKPRRDGMFIPSQAGVGVRIMNLHKAKGLEARVVILVDSQGGYSKEREPELHVSREQAEPAGYLHVMKTVGLYSKTSLAYPSDWQLFASEEQTRIAAEKQRLLYVAATRAKDLLVVCYRTSANNGSANQRNPWQELIPFLGGASRIEPDVSRQPPETTHSQAQFDQSKQPALSFDTAWLACLTPQQSVRKKPECFCSPDSLSWARMWQSSMS; from the coding sequence ATGAGTCAACGTGCACAGCATATGGTTCCCGAAGACCAACCTGTACGGGACAGGTTGATCAGCAGCTTTGATCGCAATTATCTGGTGGAAGCCTCTGCAGGTTCAGGCAAGACAACGGTATTAGTAGAGCGATTGGTGCAGATGCTGGCTCAGGGTGTAGCGAAAGTAAATGAAATTGCCGCTTTGACGTTTACCCGCAAAGCTGCGGGCGAAATGCGTTCACGGTTCTTCATCAGGTTGGAAGCTTCCTGCCAGGCAGCCGAAGACTCGCGCATCAAAAAAAGGCTGACACAGGCACTAGAACAAATCCATCAGTGTTACATCGGCACCATTCATGGCTTCTGTGCCCGGCTGCTTCGCGAGTATAGTGCAGAAGCTGGATTGCCTGCAGGGTTCACCGAACTGGATGAAGATGCTGACAGCGATATTCAGGAAGAATTGTGGCTCGCCTGGGAAAACGAGTTGCTGAACGGCAATGACCCCATTTTGCTGGAACTGCAGGCTGCCGGTCTTGCACCTTTGGATTTGAAAGAATGTTTGTTCTTGTTTGAAAAATACAGTGACATTCCAATCTGGCCGGCAGCAGAGACACAGCCTCCAGATATCCGTAACATTCGCACACAGTTGGAAAGTTATTACCAACACATGGCGTCGCTTTCGCCTAATTTGCCTGCTGACGCTGCTGATAAACTGATGCAGAAGTATCGCAGGCTGCCCAGGCTGGTTGAGAATATCAACTGGAATGAAGCCGCCCAGGTGATAAAACACCTGGAAGAGTTTACACCCATTAATTCTGGTGCCAGCCTGACCAAGCGTCGATGGCCGGGCGGCGTCAAGCAGTGTGATCAGGAATGGGATCGATGGAATCTCTTTTGCGAGCAGGTGATTACCCCGTTACTCAATCAATGGCGCACGTATCGCTATCCCATTGTTATCCGATTTCTTCAACAATCAGAACTGTATTTCCGCGAAGAGCGACGCCGGCTTGGCTTGATCAACTTCCATGAATTGCTGTTGCGCACCGTGGAACTGGTTCGCCTATATCCGCAAGTACGCAAGCAGATTGCACAGCAATGGAAACGCCTGCTGGTTGATGAATTTCAGGATACCGATCCGCTTCAGGCAGAATTGATTTTCTGGCTGACAGCGCAACGCAATGTCAGTCACTGGCTAAAGGTTCAACCAAGACCGGGCAGTTTACTGCTGGTCGGTGATCCGAAGCAATCTATCTACCGTTTTCGCCGGGCTGATTTGCAAGTCTATGACCAGGTGAAAAACAGGTTACTTGCTGCTGGTGGTGAAGCGGTAGAGCTTACTTCCAACTTTCGCTCGCAGCCTGCTCTTGTCGAGTGGTTCAACTCCACCTTTGAAACGGTTTTTTCTCAGGCCCAGCCTGGAACGCAGGCAAATTACTCATCAATGCTGCCTGGCATTCAATCACCACATCCGCTCAGTCAATGCCTGCGATACCTGGAGATTTCGGAAGAATCTGCAGGCACCAGGACAGAAGGTGTAGCTCAAGCCGAAGCGGATGCCATCTGCCGATTCATTCAGGAAGCTTGTGCAGGCAATCTGCACCTGGAGCGTTCAGAATCGGAACTCAAGCGGGGACTGACCAGCCAGGCTGTGCCTGATGACTTCATGATCCTGAGCATGGCACGAGAACGCCTGCAGGTTTATGGCGATATGCTCGGGCAGTGGAAAATACCTCACCAGGTGACTGGAGGTTCGCAACTCAATCATTTCTCCGGTTTGCGATTGCTCTATCTGCTGCTGAAGAGCGTCAGCGATCCTGATGATTCAGCATCATTGGTTGGCCTCTTGCGCAGCGAACTGTGTGGCATCAGCGATGCACAACTGTATGCTTTTCAGCAAAGTGGAGGTAAGTTTCGCTGGTCTATCACTCCCGAACCACAACATTCATTTGCAGGTTTGATCCAGCCTGTCTTTCAATTACTCCAGGAAATGTCTCAGCACTTGAGCATCATGCCTGTATCTGCTGCATTAGAGCGGGCTGTGCAGAAGTTAGGGTTCCCGCTCTGGGCAAGATTAATCAGCCAGGAAGCTGGTACTGGCTGCCTGGCTAAAGCACTGATTTGCATTCAACAGGAAAACTCGGAGGACCAAACTGTAGAGGGGGTACTGCGTTCTCTGGAACGATTGATGGAACGCAAGCCTCGACGGGATGGCATGTTCATTCCCAGCCAGGCTGGTGTCGGTGTTCGCATCATGAACCTGCATAAAGCCAAGGGGCTGGAAGCTCGAGTTGTCATTCTGGTTGATAGCCAAGGCGGGTACTCCAAAGAGCGTGAGCCGGAACTGCATGTGAGCCGTGAACAGGCTGAGCCTGCAGGTTATCTGCATGTCATGAAGACAGTTGGCCTCTATTCCAAGACCTCGCTTGCTTATCCTTCCGATTGGCAGCTGTTTGCGAGCGAGGAACAAACGCGCATTGCAGCAGAGAAGCAACGATTGCTCTATGTAGCAGCTACGCGGGCTAAAGATTTACTCGTCGTTTGCTATCGTACCTCGGCCAATAACGGTTCAGCCAACCAGCGAAACCCCTGGCAGGAACTCATACCGTTTCTCGGTGGTGCAAGCAGAATTGAGCCAGACGTGTCGAGACAGCCACCTGAGACGACACACAGTCAGGCACAGTTTGACCAATCCAAGCAACCGGCACTATCGTTTGATACTGCCTGGCTTGCCTGTTTGACTCCACAGCAATCTGTCCGTAAGAAACCTGAATGCTTTTGCAGCCCAGATTCTTTATCCTGGGCCAGAATGTGGCAATCTAGTATGTCGTAA